TATCTATGTTAATTGTCATATATCACCATCAGAGACTATAAGCATACTATATACAGTTGATCAGTAGTATATAAAGTTACAGGAAAAGACGGCCTACAATCAGGCTACATTAGAATAACGATCAGCCGATTCCCTTAATATGAAGTGAGTCCTAGAATACAGGTGATTTGTTGCAACGCAAACAAAGTGATTAGGCATAAAAATATACATACCTGCTGCTGATCTGGAACCTGTCCTttactatctgtatcacaaaCATATTGACTACAATTATCATCCTTCCAGACCAGGACCAATGGTGTATTTCCTGATTGATAATGTGCAAGCCTGGGAAAGAATTAGAGCGAAAAACGGAAGGTGTGCCATGTAACTACATGAGATTTATAGAAGTGTAATATAGTAAATGCAAGTTGCTACAATTTGAGCAAGATAGAAGTCAAAAGACTTGTTTAATCCAATGATGGAGAAAAGCCAAGCACAAGCACAGGAAAATAAGTGTTAAAAAATCATTTACTCAACTTACGTGGATTCACTGAGTTGCTATCCATTTGGTTTAACAAGAAAGTTTGACTTTAGTCATATTCACCCGTCAAAGCACATCATATTTCACAGGTTCATAGGTTTATCATAAAGTGAAACTACCTCAGTTATTTGAACCAAAAGTTTTTAACTATTTCTAAGTATATTGAACATTCAATGCTTAAACATGACGAATGCAACAATCATTTGAATGTGCTTCAAGCCTAAATCTTTATCTGAGTATTGTTTCACATACTCTGGAAGCATGGAAAAAGATCAAAAGTTGGTATGCTTGCAACATCGTAGAAACACTGATAGCTGCATATATTTTCTGAGTGATGAAGAGTTTTATTAGCCACAATTAAATAAAGaccagaaaagaatttcttgaaATTTAAAAGGCACATATGAGACAAAATCAGGCAATATGTGAATCCCTATGATACCATAGCTTCAAAAGTTAGGGAAGTATGCAATGGGATCAAAGATGTATTCAAGTGATAATGCATGATCTGAAAACCTAAATATTCCATTAAGTCTACCAACACAAACCTTGTAGGATAATTTTGTATCCAGTCTGACAGTCATATATGTAACGTTACACCTAAAGGGCTTTCCCATCGAGAACCTAGGCACTTCGATTACTGAATAAACTTTTAATTTGGGTTAATTTCTTCACTATCTCATCAATCTTAAGCAAAGGCAGTTTTTTCAACCCTGGGCCAGCAGATATATTCAGACGTTCGTTTGTCGGGGAACATATTCATAATTTTTGTGGAAAAGCAAAGCATTTCTTTTGACATCGATAGATGAAACACGTAAATTTTGCATATTTACAGCTCCTATCATATTTTAAGTACATGCTCATTGAAATCAGATAATTTTAAAGGAAACTCACTTATTGTAGAACAAAATTCCATCCTTCACATACGGCATCGATCCAGTGTAAGCTGCTTTAACACCGTCCTCGTCACAATTGAAAACGGGAACTGTGCTGAACCTATATTTATGGTATGCAGATGGAGCATTGCAAGCTTCTGTCTCCACAAGCTTGCTGTTTAACCAGAAAAATCTGAACTCAGATGTGCACTCATACATTGACATTCCCCCCCAACACACCAGGTCAATTACATAATATGTTTGATCAGGCTGTAAATCATAACACAACATGCAAACAAATTATAGTTATTTCAGATATTCAAGCAACAGTACCTCAAATAAACTGAGAAATACATTCATTACCTCATGAAATATACAATCAAGGATACAATAAGATTGGCCTGAGCGGGAACTGTTGTTGCTCCGTGAACCATTGGGCAGAGCAGAAGGAAACCGGTGCAGCATAGTTCCATTACGCAATCTGCTAACTGTCGTTCCATTTGATGACACCACGAAACAACGTTTTCCAGATGGCCTCGCAAATACATACCTATACAAAGAGCAAGACCCGGTGCATTGAGgtacaagaaaatttaaattcgAGACATGAATTAAACTCGCACAACATTGAAGAAAGGGCTTTACAGTTTTTTCCTTTCAGATTGGCAAGTGTCTCACAATTTGTTATCAATCCCTCGAAGGGTTCAATATCAACATCTTTGAGCCATCATTAAAGCAACTTTAACATTCAAAAGCCCGAATAActagtttttttaaaactttttgcACCAGAAAAGATGCAGGGAAAAAGAAGTACCAGTCGGTGTTTAATCGATGAGGAACGTCGATCATCCACTCGGGAAGCATCAGCTGCTTAGCAAACCATCTTCGGGCATCGGGCCCTCTAAGCTTGGCGGCCTGACGAACATCATTTATTACTTCACGAGCTTCTCCGCCCTCGGGCTCTATTTCAGGTTCTATTTCGAATTCCGCGGCATCATTTTGAAGTGAGAGCACAGTATCGGCTAAACAACGGGCCTGTTTCTGGGCGTCGCGGCGGTTTTGAGACTGACGTTGCAATGACAGCTCCCGGCGCCTTTGTTGGTCGGAGATGGCCGGCCGTTTGAATAGCCGGCGGAGTTCGTGTGGAGCCATCGGTTTGCTCTGACTCTCTGAACCTCAATGACAGTTTCTCGACTTTTTTTCTTTCCGTTTGGAGCAAGTACGCGGTTTGACGATGAATCTATATGCTGGTGAGAAATTGTACGATCACGAGATTGGAGAGGGAACGTTCATCGGCAGATTGTGAACTCGACGAAGAACACATTTacgcaaaaatattttaattttatatatatatttcgaaaTTAATTTTAGATAAAAGTTCCACTCAATCACATAAAacactttaaaatattttatttgaccaTATTGTCAAGATAATAACCATGCATAGATGgggtattttgtttttttaatttcgTGAACTATTTAAttgagaaaatgatatttttaaattaaataattgatcgaagttattttacaaattttccCAACATAGTAACGGTGAAAAAtcgctttaaaatattttgtttctgAAGAACTGCAATTACATGGTcttaaatattctgagaattgatAAATCGAATGGAAAAAATCAATACAACTttctaaaaattaatgaaacattttataaataatacaaGTTGAATGTATAAAAACAGTTTGGttgaaatattttatcaaacactttgtatacta
This region of Primulina eburnea isolate SZY01 chromosome 14, ASM2296580v1, whole genome shotgun sequence genomic DNA includes:
- the LOC140811769 gene encoding uncharacterized protein isoform X1 — encoded protein: MAPHELRRLFKRPAISDQQRRRELSLQRQSQNRRDAQKQARCLADTVLSLQNDAAEFEIEPEIEPEGGEAREVINDVRQAAKLRGPDARRWFAKQLMLPEWMIDVPHRLNTDWYVFARPSGKRCFVVSSNGTTVSRLRNGTMLHRFPSALPNGSRSNNSSRSGQSYCILDCIFHEPDQTYYVIDLVCWGGMSMYECTSEFRFFWLNSKLVETEACNAPSAYHKYRFSTVPVFNCDEDGVKAAYTGSMPYVKDGILFYNKLAHYQSGNTPLVLVWKDDNCSQYVCDTDSKGQVPDQQQVVLELLVDGRLATSDEPPIIFGCLDIDIIQKTRLQAGNLLRFAISEGGLCFADGKLEIADLHYLGKPNRGRAFADSYSKVMFQHTVRHSPLKIDHLLASISLSHEEENRTSDTDMVG
- the LOC140811769 gene encoding uncharacterized protein isoform X2, translated to MAPHELRRLFKRPAISDQQRRRELSLQRQSQNRRDAQKQARCLADTVLSLQNDAAEFEIEPEIEPEGGEAREVINDVRQAAKLRGPDARRWFAKQLMLPEWMIDVPHRLNTDWYVFARPSGKRCFVVSSNGTTVSRLRNGTMLHRFPSALPNGSRSNNSSRSGQSYCILDCIFHEPDQTYYVIDLVCWGGMSMYECTSEFRFFWLNSKLVETEACNAPSAYHKYRFSTVPVFNCDEDGVKAAYTGSMPYVKDGILFYNKLAHYQSGNTPLVLVWKDDNCSQYVCDTDSKGQVPDQQQTRLQAGNLLRFAISEGGLCFADGKLEIADLHYLGKPNRGRAFADSYSKVMFQHTVRHSPLKIDHLLASISLSHEEENRTSDTDMVG